The Corallococcus exiguus genome has a window encoding:
- a CDS encoding nucleotidyltransferase domain-containing protein, with protein MKRTHQLSSGQPLTMQTLRAHGVDVERILSELVSDPASCGVLLTGSLAAGNGTPSSDVDLMVLVPHRTSLISTKEGVRFKNSRFSEALQYCDGIEVNIELAERSRVAEIMTWMTAIAPALYKPSELKFIPIIDGPELRFLHRLRVGLPLMNPSLVASWRDEFLVELLPTYLTVRHFMEVHEYLEDAISHRAISEESSRHVARIAVEEALVSILAALGVTSAARKWLLIESRKAMTTAGEEDRGLLEEGLLLHADCATGPLGGCLTRIEALHQRMAQRMSAEPELARAVEFLQGSIDYVLEHQG; from the coding sequence ATGAAGCGCACGCATCAGCTTTCCAGTGGTCAACCGCTCACCATGCAGACGCTTCGCGCGCACGGCGTGGACGTCGAACGCATCCTGTCGGAGCTGGTCAGCGACCCCGCCTCGTGCGGCGTGCTGCTGACGGGTTCGCTCGCGGCTGGCAATGGCACGCCGAGCTCGGACGTGGACCTGATGGTGCTGGTGCCGCACCGCACGTCGCTCATCTCCACGAAGGAGGGCGTGCGCTTCAAGAACAGCCGCTTCAGTGAAGCGCTCCAGTACTGCGACGGCATCGAGGTCAACATCGAGCTGGCGGAGCGCAGCCGCGTCGCGGAGATCATGACGTGGATGACGGCCATCGCGCCGGCGCTCTACAAGCCGTCCGAGCTGAAGTTCATCCCCATCATCGACGGCCCGGAGCTGCGCTTCCTGCACCGGCTGCGCGTGGGATTGCCGCTGATGAACCCGAGCCTGGTGGCGAGCTGGCGGGATGAGTTCCTGGTGGAGCTGCTGCCCACCTACCTCACCGTGCGGCACTTCATGGAGGTCCACGAGTACCTGGAGGACGCCATCAGCCACCGCGCCATCAGCGAGGAGTCCAGCCGGCACGTGGCGCGCATCGCGGTGGAGGAGGCGCTCGTCTCCATCCTTGCGGCCTTGGGGGTGACGAGCGCGGCGCGCAAGTGGCTGCTCATCGAGTCGCGCAAGGCGATGACCACCGCGGGCGAGGAGGACCGGGGCCTGCTCGAGGAAGGGCTCTTGCTGCACGCGGACTGCGCGACGGGCCCGCTGGGCGGATGCCTCACGCGCATCGAAGCGCTCCACCAGCGCATGGCCCAACGCATGTCGGCGGAGCCGGAGCTGGCGCGCGCGGTGGAGTTCCTCCAGGGCAGCATCGACTACGTCCTCGAGCACCAGGGATGA
- a CDS encoding alpha-amylase family glycosyl hydrolase: MSASGYTAHPVLAPARARLGDALGQLYGAERAEALVRELAQAAEGIRACPRPGRAAVDARPAVIAVYPDHVLDGGMAPLAALRRFLEEEVGGVGPALLHVLPPYVSDGDDGFAVVDHRAVHPRLGAWEDLERLSEVSGGLMLDLVMNHVSTSHPAFRDVLRGEGRPGDFHLFSEPRDIEWGTRVRTSSILQRFGAVWAWCTYGRAQVDLNHGSPDVFLSMAGTLLRLVEAGARVVRLDAIPHVWKRVPGGPHQPEAKLLVRALRAVADLVDPSVRLLAETDHRTDERCYLGEELAQHDNHLAVPLLVFAAALAGEGGPLVDWVNASASDAHSRDGYAFLQTHDGVHLRPMDPPLDAPTLRRVMERMERAGVRVSHADVGGEPQPYELNSSLHRIFSTEAGLDVERYLAAHALLFALPAAPCLYFPTLFGLPDAVGVEPSNPRAANRHRYSDGALRALVRQPVHARLLKSLLGLIRLRDRTPALREDSGCEARLPAPQVVHLARGHGRQPLHVLVNFGVEPVSVPVPLRKWTDLLGGRQGQGDVLLAPSEALWLVEAGSGDLT; this comes from the coding sequence ATGAGCGCCTCCGGATACACGGCCCACCCGGTCCTCGCCCCCGCGAGGGCGCGGCTGGGGGACGCACTGGGACAGCTCTACGGGGCGGAGCGCGCGGAGGCGCTCGTCCGGGAGCTGGCCCAGGCGGCGGAGGGCATCCGCGCGTGCCCGCGGCCCGGGCGCGCGGCGGTGGACGCGCGGCCCGCGGTCATCGCCGTGTATCCGGACCACGTGCTCGACGGGGGCATGGCTCCCCTCGCGGCGCTGCGGCGCTTCCTCGAAGAAGAGGTGGGCGGCGTGGGGCCGGCGCTGCTGCATGTGCTCCCTCCCTATGTGTCGGACGGGGATGACGGCTTCGCGGTGGTGGACCACCGGGCCGTTCATCCGCGCCTGGGGGCGTGGGAGGACCTGGAGCGGCTGTCGGAGGTGAGCGGCGGGCTGATGCTCGACCTGGTGATGAACCACGTGTCCACGTCGCATCCGGCGTTCCGGGACGTGCTGCGCGGGGAGGGACGGCCCGGGGACTTCCACCTCTTCTCCGAGCCGCGGGACATCGAATGGGGAACGCGGGTGCGGACCTCCTCCATCCTCCAGCGTTTCGGCGCGGTCTGGGCGTGGTGCACGTATGGGCGCGCGCAGGTGGACCTGAACCACGGTTCGCCAGACGTCTTCCTATCCATGGCGGGCACGTTGCTGCGGCTGGTGGAGGCGGGTGCGCGGGTCGTGCGTCTGGATGCCATTCCTCACGTGTGGAAGCGCGTTCCTGGAGGGCCTCACCAGCCGGAAGCGAAGCTGCTGGTGCGAGCGCTGCGCGCCGTGGCCGACCTGGTGGACCCGTCGGTGCGCCTGCTCGCGGAGACGGACCACCGCACGGACGAGCGGTGCTACCTGGGCGAGGAGCTGGCGCAGCACGACAACCACCTCGCGGTGCCGCTGCTCGTCTTCGCGGCGGCGCTCGCGGGCGAAGGTGGTCCGCTGGTGGACTGGGTGAACGCATCCGCTTCGGATGCACACAGCCGTGACGGCTACGCCTTCCTCCAGACACATGACGGCGTGCATCTGCGCCCCATGGATCCGCCGCTGGATGCTCCCACCCTGCGGCGGGTGATGGAGCGGATGGAACGTGCTGGTGTCCGGGTGTCCCACGCGGACGTAGGGGGCGAACCCCAGCCGTACGAACTCAACAGCTCCCTGCACCGCATCTTCTCCACGGAGGCAGGGCTCGACGTCGAGCGATACCTGGCCGCGCACGCGCTGCTCTTCGCGCTCCCCGCCGCTCCCTGCCTCTACTTCCCCACGCTGTTCGGGTTGCCGGACGCGGTGGGTGTCGAGCCCTCCAATCCTCGCGCCGCGAACCGGCACCGGTACTCGGATGGAGCCCTGCGTGCGTTGGTCCGACAGCCGGTGCACGCGCGCCTCCTGAAGTCCCTGCTGGGCCTCATCCGCCTGCGCGACCGGACGCCCGCGCTGAGGGAGGACAGCGGCTGCGAGGCGCGGCTGCCAGCGCCCCAGGTCGTGCATCTGGCGCGAGGCCATGGCCGTCAGCCCCTGCACGTGTTGGTGAACTTCGGCGTGGAGCCCGTGTCCGTCCCCGTGCCGTTGCGGAAGTGGACGGACCTGCTCGGCGGGCGTCAGGGCCAGGGGGACGTACTGCTCGCGCCTTCAGAAGCGCTGTGGCTCGTGGAAGCCGGAAGTGGAGACCTCACATGA
- a CDS encoding nucleoside-diphosphate kinase, which translates to MRNVASVSGLVEAFGSRPGSEEFVFTFFDPYAIGLGLAEEALAFLEHEGFRVVDRRFVQYTQSSIEAVYSPNRPIALDKTWAVPGEVYLLESSCALILRTPSRSACAAFKSLKGSADPNKRSPHHLRSRLQAPTRALSLMHSSDDTRAMIEEAATAFDPRELRMLLESEGRPTWRAGSAIQQLPRAVVGRAWRPSPLEFLVHLRLRLAEEVELVAPFPEELISPWREAANELEGLRSEPSASREVYLRVVAREAALVNDAVQAGLSHPRRPGMFDYRVEPALVATVLELLHHPALYRETDLTRIIGPLGALVRNAYERVLLRSALQEFE; encoded by the coding sequence ATGAGAAACGTTGCCAGTGTGTCCGGCCTCGTGGAGGCCTTCGGCTCGCGTCCGGGGAGCGAGGAGTTCGTCTTCACGTTCTTCGATCCGTACGCCATCGGGCTCGGGCTCGCGGAAGAGGCGCTCGCGTTCCTGGAGCACGAGGGCTTCCGCGTCGTGGACCGGCGCTTCGTCCAATACACGCAGAGCAGCATCGAGGCGGTGTACAGCCCCAACCGTCCCATCGCTCTCGACAAGACGTGGGCCGTGCCTGGCGAGGTGTACCTGCTGGAGTCCTCCTGCGCGCTCATCCTCCGCACCCCGAGCCGGTCGGCCTGCGCGGCGTTCAAGTCGCTCAAGGGGTCGGCGGATCCGAACAAGCGCTCACCGCACCACCTGCGCAGCCGGCTCCAGGCCCCGACGCGTGCGCTGAGCCTCATGCACTCCTCGGACGACACGCGCGCCATGATTGAAGAGGCCGCCACGGCCTTTGATCCCCGTGAACTGCGCATGCTCCTGGAGTCGGAAGGTCGCCCCACCTGGCGCGCGGGCTCCGCCATCCAGCAACTGCCAAGGGCCGTCGTGGGGCGGGCATGGCGGCCTTCGCCCCTGGAGTTCCTGGTCCACCTCCGCCTGCGCCTCGCGGAAGAAGTGGAGCTCGTCGCTCCCTTCCCCGAGGAGCTGATCTCACCGTGGCGCGAGGCAGCGAATGAGCTGGAGGGACTTCGCTCCGAACCCTCTGCGTCCCGCGAGGTGTACCTGCGGGTCGTGGCCCGCGAGGCGGCGCTGGTGAACGACGCGGTCCAGGCGGGGCTTTCGCACCCACGCCGGCCCGGGATGTTCGACTACCGCGTGGAGCCGGCGCTCGTCGCCACGGTGCTGGAGCTGCTCCACCACCCGGCGCTGTACCGCGAGACGGACCTCACGCGAATCATCGGTCCGCTGGGGGCGCTGGTCCGCAACGCCTACGAGCGCGTGCTCCTGCGCAGCGCGCTCCAGGAGTTCGAATGA
- a CDS encoding PEP-utilizing enzyme — MRTWAERVLSTLAQTYDGVPLTLAFKGTVLPRPRALRVLLDEASAVIATWRGECRFIVGRTQAVRDALEGWDLDEVADRLAQAEDVARFELEDDEVSSEPQAPVGRLVLGDKARTLDILSELHGPWRVSRPHIVWSGDWAQDRDAVLQRVRERFGNERIVVRSSCSAEDAWTASNAGRFLSVLDVDAGDAVAVGDAISDVFDSYGPGAREEKVFLQSYVHPVSESGVLMARHPETLASYWVVASDVSSGRTDQITSGALEKPSSAYVEHGVPRGLLPNSLRRVVTVGRELVKLVGVEALDIEFALAGGDFHLLQVRPIAKGSSLPEGGEVRRAMLLADACTAHQALLRPKAPVVGEAPVYSTMTDWNPAEMIGRRPLPLARTLYGRLITDQTWAEQRAAYGYCDLRGTPLLRDFAGHAYVDVRASLNSFIPAVTPARVAEVLVSQQLARLAGAPELHDKVEFEIADTCASLGLRERLRRLYASSLDAGELDALATALRDITLHGLRDLPAQVEQVQRLRAEPFAPGFEGGLGPILARLRKLGTLPFAHLARTAFVVTALLKSFVREGVMNSSEQREVLQRIRTVAGQLQADAYRVRRGELGLEALVAEFGHLRPGTYDVRVPRYGADPERYFGPLISGAEEPFRHEAPLSRSLHERLGAGLRSAGLSMTSEVFLAHLGAGIAGREYGKHVFTKTLSGVLEHLAEWGEPLGLSRDDLAHLSLEQVETALALPPLEARSWCRDAVEEAREHAAAVTLIELPDILTRASHLLFHVSSGEQPLFVTKACVRAPVLVADGLPDPERVRGNIVLLERADPGYDGLLALGVAGIVTAYGGANSHMAVRCTELQLPAAIGVGREQFRRLSGGRVMTLDCGGRRLVHE, encoded by the coding sequence ATGCGGACCTGGGCCGAGCGCGTCCTGAGCACGCTCGCCCAGACGTACGACGGCGTGCCGCTGACGCTCGCGTTCAAGGGAACAGTGCTCCCGCGTCCGCGCGCGCTTCGCGTGCTGCTCGATGAGGCCTCCGCTGTCATCGCGACCTGGCGGGGCGAGTGCCGCTTCATCGTCGGAAGGACCCAGGCGGTGCGTGATGCGCTGGAGGGATGGGACCTGGACGAGGTGGCGGACCGGCTTGCCCAGGCCGAAGACGTGGCGCGCTTCGAGCTGGAAGACGACGAGGTCTCCAGCGAGCCCCAGGCCCCCGTGGGCCGGCTCGTGCTGGGGGACAAGGCGCGCACGCTCGACATCCTGTCGGAGCTGCATGGGCCGTGGCGCGTCTCCCGGCCGCACATCGTGTGGAGCGGGGACTGGGCCCAGGACCGGGACGCCGTGCTCCAGCGTGTGCGGGAGCGCTTTGGAAACGAGCGCATCGTGGTGCGCTCCTCCTGCTCCGCGGAGGATGCGTGGACCGCGTCGAACGCGGGACGCTTCCTCTCCGTGCTCGACGTGGACGCGGGCGATGCCGTGGCCGTGGGCGACGCCATTTCGGACGTGTTCGATTCGTATGGTCCGGGGGCACGGGAAGAGAAGGTCTTCCTCCAGTCCTATGTCCACCCCGTGAGCGAAAGCGGAGTGCTGATGGCGCGGCACCCGGAGACGCTGGCCTCGTACTGGGTGGTGGCGTCGGACGTCTCCAGCGGGCGCACGGATCAGATTACTTCCGGCGCCCTGGAGAAGCCCTCGTCCGCGTACGTGGAGCACGGCGTGCCCCGGGGCCTGTTGCCGAACTCGCTCCGTCGCGTCGTCACCGTGGGGCGTGAGCTGGTGAAGCTCGTTGGCGTGGAGGCGCTGGACATCGAGTTCGCGCTGGCGGGCGGTGACTTCCACCTCCTCCAGGTGCGCCCCATCGCCAAGGGTTCGTCGCTGCCAGAGGGAGGCGAGGTCCGCCGGGCGATGCTGCTGGCGGATGCATGCACGGCACACCAGGCGCTGCTGCGGCCCAAGGCCCCCGTCGTCGGAGAGGCGCCTGTCTACAGCACGATGACGGACTGGAATCCGGCGGAGATGATTGGCCGGCGTCCGCTTCCGCTCGCACGGACGCTCTACGGCAGGCTCATCACGGACCAGACCTGGGCGGAGCAGCGCGCGGCCTACGGGTACTGCGACCTGCGCGGCACTCCCCTGCTGCGCGACTTCGCGGGGCACGCCTACGTGGACGTGCGCGCGTCGCTCAACTCCTTCATCCCGGCCGTCACTCCGGCGCGAGTGGCGGAGGTCCTGGTCTCCCAGCAACTGGCCCGGCTGGCCGGCGCCCCCGAGCTGCATGACAAGGTGGAGTTCGAGATCGCGGACACGTGCGCGAGCCTCGGCCTGCGCGAGCGGCTCCGGAGGCTCTATGCGTCCTCGTTGGATGCAGGCGAGCTGGATGCCCTGGCCACCGCGCTGCGGGACATCACGCTCCACGGGCTTCGCGACCTGCCCGCGCAGGTGGAGCAGGTGCAGCGGCTGCGGGCCGAACCGTTCGCGCCGGGCTTCGAAGGCGGACTCGGTCCCATCCTCGCGCGCCTGCGCAAGCTGGGCACCCTGCCCTTCGCGCATCTGGCACGGACGGCGTTCGTGGTGACCGCGCTGCTCAAGAGCTTCGTTCGCGAGGGCGTGATGAATTCGAGCGAGCAGCGCGAAGTGCTCCAGCGCATCCGGACGGTGGCGGGCCAGCTGCAAGCGGACGCGTACCGCGTGCGGCGGGGCGAGCTGGGCCTGGAGGCGCTCGTCGCGGAGTTCGGGCACCTGCGCCCCGGGACCTATGACGTCCGGGTGCCACGCTATGGCGCGGATCCAGAGCGCTACTTCGGCCCGCTCATCTCCGGAGCGGAGGAACCGTTCAGGCACGAAGCCCCCTTGTCCCGGAGCCTCCACGAGCGCCTGGGCGCGGGCCTCCGGAGCGCTGGCCTGTCGATGACCAGCGAGGTGTTTCTCGCGCACCTGGGCGCGGGCATCGCGGGGCGCGAGTACGGCAAGCACGTGTTCACGAAGACGCTGAGTGGCGTGCTCGAACACCTCGCGGAGTGGGGCGAGCCGCTGGGGCTGAGCCGGGATGACCTGGCGCACCTGTCGTTGGAGCAGGTGGAGACCGCCCTGGCACTGCCGCCGCTCGAAGCCCGGTCGTGGTGCCGCGACGCCGTGGAGGAGGCTCGCGAGCATGCCGCCGCCGTCACCCTCATCGAGCTGCCGGACATCCTGACGCGCGCGTCGCACCTGCTCTTCCACGTGAGCAGTGGAGAGCAGCCCCTGTTCGTCACCAAGGCATGCGTGCGCGCGCCGGTGCTGGTCGCGGACGGGCTGCCAGACCCGGAGCGCGTGCGCGGCAACATCGTGCTGCTGGAGCGCGCCGACCCCGGCTACGACGGGCTGCTCGCGCTGGGCGTCGCAGGCATCGTCACGGCGTACGGAGGCGCGAACTCGCACATGGCTGTGCGTTGCACCGAGCTGCAGCTGCCCGCCGCCATTGGCGTGGGCCGGGAGCAGTTCCGGCGGCTGTCAGGTGGACGGGTGATGACGCTGGACTGCGGGGGGCGCAGGCTCGTCCATGAGTGA
- a CDS encoding gamma-glutamyl-gamma-aminobutyrate hydrolase family protein (Members of this family of hydrolases with an active site Cys residue belong to MEROPS family C26.) — MSERRVALITQRSDRVPGRPEVRDALEDSWASGLWAAGWVPFPVVNVAAAAEAQFEALRPRLIILSGGNDAPGTGPDSVPARDETESVLLSLAARTRTPVLGVCRGAQMLALFAGMRLVPVEGHVRVRHALTGPLAQAWRGPAEVASFHHWGVAEDSLPDGWDVLARSEDGAVESFANRERRSLGVLWHPERAPHHLPAVLEVMEAYER; from the coding sequence ATGAGTGAGCGCCGCGTGGCACTCATCACCCAGCGCAGCGACCGTGTCCCGGGGCGTCCGGAGGTGCGGGACGCGCTCGAAGACTCCTGGGCCTCGGGCCTGTGGGCGGCCGGCTGGGTGCCGTTCCCCGTGGTCAACGTGGCCGCCGCGGCCGAGGCCCAGTTCGAAGCCCTCCGTCCCAGGCTCATCATCCTGAGTGGCGGCAACGACGCTCCGGGAACGGGACCGGATTCCGTTCCCGCGCGCGACGAGACGGAGTCCGTCCTGCTGTCGCTCGCCGCCCGGACGCGGACGCCGGTGCTGGGCGTGTGCCGGGGCGCGCAGATGCTCGCGCTGTTCGCGGGGATGCGGCTGGTGCCTGTCGAAGGCCACGTGCGCGTGCGCCACGCGTTGACGGGTCCACTCGCCCAGGCGTGGCGGGGCCCGGCGGAGGTGGCGAGCTTCCACCACTGGGGCGTGGCGGAGGACTCCCTGCCTGACGGATGGGACGTCCTGGCGCGCTCGGAGGACGGAGCGGTGGAGTCCTTCGCGAACAGGGAGCGGCGCTCGCTGGGCGTCCTCTGGCACCCCGAGCGCGCGCCCCATCACCTTCCCGCAGTCCTCGAAGTCATGGAGGCGTACGAAAGATGA
- a CDS encoding phosphocholine cytidylyltransferase family protein, which yields MKAIILAAGLGTRMGPLAANQPKCLVELAGAPLLDHQLAVYAHFGVDVTVMAGAYPELTKAGRNVRVVVNPAYTTGNMVSTLRFSLPVVSRTEPVLVSYGDIVFSHEVLGRMLAASRDVEVAIDTQWRRLWELRMEDPTTDCESLRLEGERIVDIGSRVRSVEEVQGQYIGLLRFGPGVLHALLERFDQRVAKDPRYWNISMTAFLQDVISDGVAVHAVPIASGWLEADNAEDLRRYTEAHASGALAGFWSPTAVR from the coding sequence ATGAAAGCCATCATCCTGGCCGCGGGCCTGGGCACCCGCATGGGGCCGCTCGCGGCGAACCAGCCGAAGTGTCTGGTGGAGCTGGCGGGAGCCCCGCTGCTCGACCATCAGCTGGCCGTCTACGCGCACTTCGGCGTGGACGTCACGGTGATGGCCGGCGCGTATCCCGAGCTGACCAAGGCGGGCCGCAACGTGCGCGTCGTGGTGAACCCGGCCTACACCACCGGCAACATGGTCTCCACGCTGCGCTTCAGCCTGCCGGTGGTGTCCCGCACGGAGCCAGTCCTCGTTTCCTATGGGGACATCGTCTTCTCGCACGAGGTGTTGGGGCGGATGCTCGCCGCGTCCCGGGATGTTGAAGTCGCCATCGACACGCAGTGGCGCAGGCTCTGGGAGCTGCGGATGGAGGACCCCACGACGGACTGCGAGTCGTTGCGCCTGGAAGGCGAGCGCATCGTGGACATCGGCTCGCGGGTGCGTTCGGTGGAGGAGGTGCAGGGGCAATACATCGGGCTGCTGCGGTTCGGGCCCGGAGTCCTGCACGCGCTCCTGGAGCGCTTCGACCAGCGCGTGGCGAAGGACCCGCGCTACTGGAACATCTCCATGACGGCCTTCCTCCAGGACGTCATCTCCGACGGCGTGGCGGTCCACGCCGTGCCCATCGCGTCCGGCTGGCTGGAGGCGGACAACGCGGAGGACCTACGCCGCTACACGGAGGCCCACGCCTCGGGAGCGCTGGCGGGCTTCTGGTCGCCCACGGCCGTCAGATGA
- a CDS encoding TolB family protein, whose translation MMMGRSCILGAVLLTAACGVSNPEQEVAEDDVTAKTCLPNCPPPTKIAFASNRGSDPAHPINTYDIFVMGTDGTVLNRLTNDLVMDRRPKLNKARTQVVWQRAYGQTYPYFGDFEIVTANIDGSNMQRLTNWEGDDEQPAFSPDGTRIVFVHCTSRCSLYLIDANGQHLALLATDLQGAGSYITPSFSPDGLQVVFGYEALSTSDIPFRGIYRINVDGTGLVRLNEGPSNWTSFFPVYNAAGTKIAFTASISVQSLYERDLYSMNADGTGLVALQNGPEDDQCPAYSPTADTLVFERFTNSASSGEIFMRSVNGTLTNLTNTVSANDVEPSWQ comes from the coding sequence ATGATGATGGGAAGAAGCTGCATCCTTGGAGCAGTCCTCCTGACGGCCGCGTGTGGTGTCTCCAACCCTGAACAGGAGGTCGCGGAGGACGATGTCACGGCGAAGACGTGCCTCCCCAACTGCCCACCGCCGACGAAGATCGCCTTCGCGTCAAACCGGGGAAGCGACCCCGCCCACCCCATCAACACCTACGACATCTTCGTGATGGGCACCGATGGCACCGTTTTGAACCGCCTCACGAACGACCTCGTGATGGACCGGCGCCCCAAACTCAACAAGGCGCGCACCCAGGTGGTCTGGCAGCGCGCCTACGGCCAGACGTATCCGTACTTTGGCGACTTCGAGATCGTCACCGCCAACATCGACGGCAGCAACATGCAGCGGCTCACGAACTGGGAAGGTGATGACGAACAGCCCGCCTTCAGCCCCGACGGGACGCGCATCGTCTTCGTCCACTGCACCTCCCGGTGCAGCCTCTACCTGATAGACGCCAACGGCCAGCACCTGGCCCTCCTGGCCACGGACCTGCAAGGCGCCGGCAGCTACATCACGCCGAGCTTCAGCCCCGATGGCCTGCAGGTCGTATTCGGCTACGAGGCGCTGAGCACGTCGGACATTCCCTTCCGGGGCATCTACCGCATCAACGTGGATGGGACGGGCCTGGTGAGGCTGAACGAAGGCCCATCCAACTGGACCTCGTTCTTCCCGGTCTACAACGCGGCGGGGACGAAGATTGCCTTCACCGCGAGCATCTCGGTGCAGAGCCTGTACGAGCGGGACCTCTACTCCATGAACGCGGACGGGACGGGTCTGGTCGCGCTGCAGAACGGGCCGGAGGACGACCAATGCCCGGCCTACAGTCCTACTGCGGATACCCTGGTGTTCGAACGCTTCACGAACAGCGCGAGCAGTGGCGAAATCTTCATGCGGTCCGTCAACGGCACCCTGACCAACCTGACGAACACCGTGAGCGCGAACGACGTCGAACCGTCCTGGCAGTGA
- a CDS encoding homoserine O-succinyltransferase: MATLKQLAFRMARTPASGSLVRFGFAHADRLLPLTSVDRSEQAAIYRHPRPVYGTFHHIAVPLRGVPDVFALAHPRHAGLRTGLFALIAGARQRTPASVLVNAGPRQDVGQVHFHLTDDTPFSDAVRSEHLTWPDWDAAVRALTSVPGIQERYRAGFSLLQDAGDPRVRLI; this comes from the coding sequence ATGGCAACCCTGAAACAGCTGGCGTTCCGGATGGCGCGGACCCCCGCCTCCGGCTCCCTGGTGCGCTTCGGCTTCGCGCACGCGGACCGGCTCCTGCCCCTCACCTCCGTGGACCGCTCGGAGCAGGCCGCCATCTACCGCCATCCGCGTCCCGTCTACGGCACCTTCCATCACATCGCCGTTCCCCTGCGGGGAGTGCCGGACGTCTTCGCCCTGGCGCATCCGCGCCATGCCGGGCTTCGCACGGGCCTCTTCGCGCTCATCGCCGGAGCACGGCAGCGGACCCCCGCGTCGGTGCTCGTCAACGCGGGGCCTCGGCAGGACGTGGGGCAGGTGCACTTCCACCTCACGGACGACACGCCCTTCAGCGACGCTGTCCGCTCGGAGCACCTCACCTGGCCGGACTGGGACGCGGCAGTCCGCGCGCTGACCTCCGTGCCCGGCATCCAGGAGCGCTACCGCGCTGGCTTCTCGCTGCTCCAGGATGCCGGGGACCCTCGGGTCCGCCTCATCTGA